From the genome of Xiphophorus hellerii strain 12219 chromosome 11, Xiphophorus_hellerii-4.1, whole genome shotgun sequence, one region includes:
- the LOC116728618 gene encoding histone H3.3A, whose protein sequence is MARTKQTARKSTGGKAPRKQLATKAARKSAPSTGGVKKPHRYRPGTVALREIRRYQKSTELLIRKLPFQRLVREIAQDFKTDLRFQSAAIGALQEASEAYLVGLFEDTNLCAIHAKRVTIMPKDIQLARRIRGERA, encoded by the exons ATGGCCCGTACCAAGCAGACCGCTCGTAAGTCCACTGGAGGAAAAGCTCCTCGTAAGCAGCTGGCCACCAAGGCCGCCCGCAAGAGCGCCCCCTCTACTGGGGGTGTCAAGAAACCCCATCGTTACAG GCCCGGTACTGTGGCTCTCAGGGAGATCCGTCGGTACCAGAAGTCCACAGAGCTGCTGATCCGTAAGCTGCCGTTCCAGCGCCTGGTGAGGGAGATCGCTCAGGACTTCAAGACCGACCTGCGCTTCCAGAGCGCTGCCATCGGAGCTCTACAG GAGGCCAGCGAGGCCTACCTGGTGGGTCTGTTCGAGGACACCAACCTGTGCGCCATCCACGCCAAGCGGGTCACCATCATGCCCAAAGACATCCAGCTGGCCCGCCGTATCCGCGGAGAGCGCGCTTAG